Part of the Bacillus andreraoultii genome is shown below.
AAAGAGATTATTTTATTGAAATCAGGTATTGGTAAAGTGAATGCAGCGATGTCAACTGCGATATTATTGGAACGGTACCAACCAAATATCGTAATAAATACAGGGTCGGCTGGGGGCTTAAATCCTAAACTTAATGTTGGTGATATCGTTATTTCAACAAATGTCTGTCATCATGATGTAGATGCGACTGTATTTGGCTATGATTTCGGACAAGTTCCTCAAATGCCGAAAGATTACGCTGCTGATGAAAAGCTGGTTGCTCTTGCAGAGGAGTCAACAAATATTCTAAAAGAAATTTCGGTTACAAAAGGATTAATTGCCTCTGGTGACTCATTTATGAGCGACCCTGAACGAGTAAAAATGGTTGCCCAAAAGTTCCCTGGATTACAGGCAGTTGAAATGGAAGCCGCTGCCATAGCACAAGTAGCTTATCAATTTCATACACCTTTTGTCATCATCCGTTCTTTATCTGATATTGCTGGAAAAGAATCGGACATATCTTTTGATCAATTTTTGCATATAGCAGCACAAAATTCAGCAGATC
Proteins encoded:
- the mtnN gene encoding 5'-methylthioadenosine/S-adenosylhomocysteine nucleosidase produces the protein MKLAIIGAMEEEVTIIREKLENRQIEVVANSEFTSGSYGGKEIILLKSGIGKVNAAMSTAILLERYQPNIVINTGSAGGLNPKLNVGDIVISTNVCHHDVDATVFGYDFGQVPQMPKDYAADEKLVALAEESTNILKEISVTKGLIASGDSFMSDPERVKMVAQKFPGLQAVEMEAAAIAQVAYQFHTPFVIIRSLSDIAGKESDISFDQFLHIAAQNSADLVLEMIKNM